A stretch of DNA from Tachysurus vachellii isolate PV-2020 chromosome 4, HZAU_Pvac_v1, whole genome shotgun sequence:
ATATCTGGCAGAAAATGCTCCTGTTCTACAGACTAGTGGAATGTCTTTTGCAGAGCTCCAAGTATGTACACTCAAATAAACACTAGATCAATCATTAAACTAGATTAAAACAACCAAATTTTACATTCTTTATGTAAGAATTTCtgaaacattcattttaaaactaacACTGACAGGAACTGTGTCGGGAGCTTCATGCCAAGATAGACGAGGTGGATGAGGAGCGCTATGATATTGAAGCAAAAGTGCTACATAACACCAGAGAGGTTAAAACTCTCACTcatatgtgtttaaaaaaatgatttgcatAACATACTCCTTGCTATAAATCTGTATGGTCTTCCTTTATGCAGATAAAAGATCTAAACATTAAGGTTTTAGACTTGAGAGGGAAGTTTAAGCGGCCCAATCTGAGAAGGGTAAGAGTGTCAGCAGATGCCATCCTGCGCTCTCTCTTGGGCTCCAAAC
This window harbors:
- the tnni1b gene encoding troponin I type 1b (skeletal, slow) encodes the protein MLKSLMVAKAKEMLEQEALDKEEEKQQYLAENAPVLQTSGMSFAELQELCRELHAKIDEVDEERYDIEAKVLHNTREIKDLNIKVLDLRGKFKRPNLRRVRVSADAILRSLLGSKHKVSLDLRANLKSVKKEDTEKEKTVEVSDWRKNVEAMSGMEGRKKMFDAAKGPVQ